Part of the Prunus dulcis chromosome 8, ALMONDv2, whole genome shotgun sequence genome is shown below.
TGGGAACCTTTTATGTATATTGCTTGTTGAGCAGTGAAGGTCAAAAATCTTCCATTAATCATATTTATAGGTTTGTAATTTAGCTTTGTTAGTGAAATAACCATCCAAGAAAAGTAGCAACCTATGTAAATTGATGTAATACTTCCAATCTGGTAGCAAATAAGATTTTGAGAGGTTATTCATAAACTACATGCTCTCAGTATTATTGATGCAACTCTAAGCCTAGGATGCCTAAGGAACACTAGGGGCAAAGCATATAAACTCTTCTTCATCTATTTTCAAATGctatattaaattaaactaaaattaaacCGCACAAGTACTATGAATCATGCGTAACCGATGCATGATTCTATATCTAATAAACTTAATCATCAGAATCAAATGGAATTGAGCATTATTGGACTTACAAGCATTTGGGTTCTCATGTCTGGAATCAGCTTGTTTAAGCCGTACAGCATCTCTTCTGAGTGCGTATTCTTTTGGAAATTGCTCCTCCAGAAAGTGTCCAAGCACCAAACAAACTTTTGGAAATCCTGATGGATGAGAACTTTGACAAACGTTACATCTATGCATCTGTTCATCTGGTTTAACAATGCAACTTTCACAATATACTGTacagtgaaaaaaaaaaatattagaataaCTGCACTCAGAACAGAGGACTGAAACCTgataacatataataaatttgagGGTTCAACGTACCATGGCCACAGTTAAGAACCACAGGATGAAATGACAGTTGCTTGCACGCGGCACATATCACATCAGCAACTGAAATCCGGTCGCCACTCCCTCTATCCGTGTTTAACAGGGAATTCTTTTCTCCATCGGTAACATTCCCAATTCCCTCATAATCTCCACCATGGGTTTGCTTAGGACCAGCTGTGCCATTATTCTGAATATGTAATTCTTGACTTGCTTGTGAGCGGCATCCATGTGCATCTAACTGCGGCGAGAAGCAGCcacttctcttctcttcctctgcAACATTCAAAGGTAACAATAAACGCAATCAGAATTTTATGAAAACTCACCGAAGTGAAAGCAAATATGATCGTTAGAACAATTGAAGCCAAGAAGAATAGAACAAGATAATAAGAAGAAGTTTAAGAGGataaaaaaatgaagcagAGCATACCAAGAATTTGCAATTCCCTTCTCTTATAGGCAACAGGGTACTTCTTGAgtagcaaaaaataaaacatttgaCAGATGGTTGGAAAATGATTATACTCATGCCTACAAAGCGGACATTGAGATTGGCCTAGACTGCTCATCGATCTGTGCACACACCAGAAACACGAAACGTGACCACAAGCTGCAACCcacaataaaaatacataaacaaaaacaatcaaataatcaaaattgtTTGATGGTACGATATATGTGAGTTTGCAGTAGGCCTAGACTTGGGTGTTCGTGTGTGTTGTTGGTGACTCATGTTCATGAAATTTAAGCAACCAAGTATGCCGACTTACAGAGCACTATAGGCTTGTAAAGAAGATCCCTGCACCgtccaaaaaacaaaaatgcacAGAAATCAGCATAAGCAAACGCAATTGTATTTACACAGCAAATTGCTCAGAAGTGTATAGATTTGGGATACTTACAAACAAACGCAGCAGATGAAGGAATCGGGGATTTCCTCCTGTTCATCGCCGAGTGAAATTTGATTGTCGTCCATTGAATAGATTTGGTGGCTAGCGCTGCGAAACCCTAGAGttggtagagagagagagagagagagagagacagagagaagcAGAGGAGGCAATGAAGGTGTGAAGATTCTACACACACAGATTTGTTAGCTTCCTCTGTTAAACGTCACGTCTAAAATATGGCGGTAACTAATTAGTTGGAAGGATTGTGTGGTTGTTGTGGAAGTGCTCGGTGTACCCATAAAACGGTGGTTGTTCTTGTCGTATACAACTGGTATTCGAGGGATCGAAAGCACGAGATCAGTCGTTTATACCAGTTATATGCAATGTTATTTAGACATGTGTTAAAAAATGCACGCGCATCGAATGCGTAAATTGTTACAAGAGACCATATACTCATATTTGATACACCGTGTTGTAGGGAAGGTGATAGAGGTtgcaattttttgtgataaatacCACGAGGTGACCCCACACTCAAAGGGTGAGATTAATCCCGGCTCGGAGTTCTGCTTGTCCCTTGTCTCAAAGTACTTTTATAGGGTTTCAAACCCCTGCCATTGAGGTACCAGATAGCTTGTTAGTTGAATGTGACAGTTTACCAATCGCACCACACATTGTGATTATAGATATTGCAATTTTGAGTTGGGCTATATTGTCAAAATTCTTGCATACAACTGTTGTGTATAACTTCATTATTGTAAAATGCAACGGTAAATTAGGGTTAAATGCGTGAAAGGAGTTGTATGTAACAATTGTGTTCAAGATAATTTTGCCGTGTTAGGCATGCAAGTGCAAGGAATTCGATTTATTGATGTTGTTTGTCCCCATAGTTTTATGTGTAAATTTTagataaaaataagaaattaagatGCACGTGCTGTAGAAAAAGTCTTGAGCACAAGGGAATACgttaagaaacaaaacaataatttagacagaaaagaaaagtaatttGAGATTCTTAGGTCTAATCTAAGCTATGATTGGTAATAAGAGATAACGGTTTCATTTCAATCTTGATTCGCAACCCCACCACAAAGACATAACAACCATCACCATCGAAGTTGACATGACACCTATCTACGTCGACGTTGTCTTgttgccattttttttttttttttttttttttttgtaaatttaaaattttatttatcattttgtCTGATATTGTGGTCTCagacagagagaagaaaaaagatctTGTAGTCATGCTTGCTTTTGTATTCAACCACATTTGAAGGAAGATGCATCATTAGATAATATTACAAacagtaaaataaaaattcgaTCCCCTAAACAAAATGACATTCTTGCCTCAATTCATGTAAAGAGATACTCCTTCCTGTGAATCACCATTTGacatatatgcaaaaataattcatcaaaaatacaaagaaaaaaagtactTATGCACACGTCACACTGCTATTGACAGAAATAGAACATTTTTGCTTACCACTTTAACTCAAAGTGTACCCTCACCACCCTTattaacatttaaaatatgtcTACTGATATAACCATAgtttcataaatacaaattaaagAGTTAACCATGATTATGTCAATGAACATGTGTCAAGTGTTGAAAAGAGTGATAAATGTACATCTTAAGTTAAGGTAGGgaacaaaaatatttccttGTCAGAAATGTAGGAGGAAAGTATTTTCCTAGAGATTATGGTTTTAATTTGATAGCCGGGCTCGTTAATTTAGTGAGAGATTTATGACACTTTTTGTTATTAAGTTAATTGTTTGACAATTACAATGGTATTGCAAGATTTTTCCTAATAAAGATAAAACACCCATAAAAACAGGCACACAAATCATTTAACCATAGAAACTAAACTTAAGAAATTACATTAGACAAAAGACCTAACCCGACgggaacaaagaaaaaagagttttTCTACTAGGATCTTAGATATAATTACTATATGATATTAATACTTTGAGAAACCCTGTCTATAAAACTATTTACCATACTTGAAAACACCTGCATATATATGAACTCGAAACATCTGCCACTGAGTTTCCCCTTCCGGATTTCTGAATCGAGGTTATAAGATGTTACCACCATAGTACTTAAATTTACTTCCATAGCTTGACGGAGCTGTCGTGACTTGCAGATGCAACCATTCCAGTGTCGGGTGACTGCGCAAGAGCTGAGATTATATTCTCGTGTGCCGAAATTGTCATTCTCTTGTTCTCAACCGTGTTCCACAGCTCCAAAGACTAGCTCGCAAGCATAAAAGCAACTATTAGCAATAAATCGGCTTTTTACATGATAAGATGGCTCACTCACATAGAAGAGTTTAAAGAATTTACCGAGATTCCTCCAATGGCCAAGAGAGTTGAATAACTTGGGTGAAAAACACAAGAATGAAACTGGTTGCCGTTAGAGCCAAGCTCCTGAATACACTCACTTGAAGCTAACGACCAAATCTTCACCAAGTTCTGACTGACAGATGCCAGATAGTCTCCATTTGCATCCCAACAAATGTAGTTTACCATTTCAGAGTGTCCCTGAGAATGAGGATGATGAGTTAAATCATATAACTAATGAGATCTAATTACTTGTTCCTAAAGCAACAAACCAACATTTCCAATCAGAATATAAATTAGTAAACCCCATATTTACAGGCATCGTACCTGTAATGAGTGTGTTTGCCTGTCAGTTTCGACATCAAAGACGGAAACCATTTTATCTGATGCTGCTGCCAGCAGTTGTCCAGTTCTTGGTTGAAATCTCACTTGTGCAGTACCTCCCTATCCAAAACAATAGAGACAATTTTTCGGGTGATCAATGTAGTTttcatacaaataaaaaaaaaatgtaaatttagAAGAATGAGATCAGAAAGATTTACAAACCTTGGAATTATGAGTACAGGAGAATGGGTTGATATTCCAGTAGTGAATTTCATTGTCATGATCACAGAAACAAAATAAGTCCGTCTTCTTAGGGTGGAAGTCAAGGGACATGATAGGTGAGTTGTGCCCTGTATATGCTTGTAAACAATAGTTTGGCTGccacaaaatataaataggtCAGCAATAATAGTATAATGAAAGTGGATACGAATTAAACAAACTTCACATCTCATACAACATAGCATGTAAAACCAGACATCTAAAGGCTAGAACTACGCTAAAGAAATATTAATTTCTGTTAGGTACACCCCTATTGTGTCAGTTGAAGCAGACAATGCATAAAAGAGATCAAAGACAATTACATTGGCTGCATCCCATAATCGCACAGATTTGTCAACTGAAGCTGTTGCCAGCTGGGATGAATTTGGTCTAAAACGAACATCTGTTATGACTAACTTGTGCTCTTCGGGAGTACTCTCTGTCTGCAGGGTATCCATGTTCCAGAGTGTCACCTgatatatataacaaatactaattattctcATTCTTTTAAGCTCCAAAATCAATTATACCATTTCCTTGCATGCATAAAAATAACTATATCATCAACTGAACCAGCAGTTTCTAACATGTATGTTAGCTTGACCTCTCCATTCCTTCAAACATGTGCAGGCATACACTGCTTGTTTGAAACAGTGTTTTTGACCTTGATAGAAACTAGGCATGCATTGTTATACTGTGTATATACCTTTTTGTCATGTCCAGCGCTAGCCAGCAGCTTCCCGTCTGAAGAAAAGTGACAGCAAGTAACTTTGCTGTTTCTGGTCCGTATGCAACCAACTTCACCAAATGTAAAACCTGAATAGGAGAATGTGGCCACGGCTTAagaagaatgaagaaattttttccaattccCCAGAAGATACAATGTATATAATATCAAGTTACCTTTAGAACACTCTTTATGGTGCCCTGCAGGACTCTGCTTTAGTGTTCCATATAGATCCCTCATGTTTTCCCCATCATGTGACAAAAATGATTCCACATTATCTTCTAAAGAACCAACATCTCCAAATCGTTCTATGTCATCCTGCACTATGAAAAAATGCTCTTAGAAGTAGAATCATTCCACCTATCTTCCTCGTTTCCACATccataaaatatcaaaaaaatttgatactCAAAACTTATTGATAACAACGATTGCTCAACGATCAAACCAAGCATTTTGCAAAGTTGACTGATTTCAAAGgtttttttggaaaatcttGACAAAGTTTATACTTAAAATTGATAGCTCAAGTACTATACCCATATTTGGGAAAGAATCAAATATCACAAGTACGAATATGAAAAACAGCACAGTTCTTTCCATTAAAATAAGAAGCAGCAGCATATTAGAAACCAACCCAAATATGTGTACTTCCACATATCCCGTAAGTAAACTGTATGCCATTCACATCCATATTTTAAAGTGAGCATACCAGTAAATTGGAAGACGAAGGAAGGCCTCCTGTTCCTTCTGGACCATACATCATCAAGCTTTTTGGTATGCTGTTAACATGCTGCAGACTACTGGCTGTGTTAATTCCATCACCAGGTGTGTGAGTTGATGCGGGAGAACTAGGTGAAGGGCCAACAGTGTTTCCTGTGCCGGTGCTGTTGGCAGGTCCAGAAGAAGAGtgttgtttcctttttctgttaTTCTGCAGGGAAAAAAATGGCAGAAGATGCTGATCAGCTTATCTAAATATCAGGTCCTAATTGAAAAGGAATAAGATGGTAGCAGGAATCATATCATCCTTGTCTATAAATTTGGTTCTGTGAAACAGCTCAAGTTTAGTAATAAGCTCAAAAACTAAATAAAGCAATAATTTTCCTTGCCCAAACTTGAATCCGTAACCAAGGGCTGATGGAAAAAGTACAAAGTTTAGTTCTGCATAACTATGCACAACCTGTTGCAGTTGCTGCTGTTGCAATTGTTCATGCTGTTGGGAGGAAGAGTGTTGCATCTGGGCCATTTTTATCTGTTGAAAACCAACAACGCCTAAGATATTTTGAACCTTGCAAAGAATCaatgttttttaaaacattaaatataaaaaaatcaaaagaaacaaagactGTCAAACCAGTGAAAATGTCATAAAATGCCTAAAAGGCAAATTTTGCAGAAAATGGTGCATAAGCATCAAGGACAATAGATTTAACAGTATCCTAAACTCTAAAACCCTAATACTAAAAACTGGTTCAATATGCTCTTTCCGTCTTTTGGGGCTGTTaacacaaagaaagaaatagtgATTAGTGTACAGTCACctgatttatatttgtaagCTCCTGAAGTTTCATATTCTGGGGCAATAACGACATAGAATACATAACTTCTTAATCATTATAGGGCAAATACGTCACATACCAAAACCATAAAGGTAATCGACTAACATAAATAATGTAAGAAGGTAAAATAACAAAGTTTCTAATCTCTCTGTGTATGCGTACTTTGAATCCTAATCCTCATGAGACGAATCTATGACATTAGAAAGGTTACCTTTGGTGAACTTGATAGCACTGGAGAGCAGATAGATCCATCATTCCTAGTAGCTTGACCATCTTTTGCATTCAAACTACCCCTGGGCAAAAATCTACGAGGATCCATATCTCCGTAGTTCGTTGAATTTCCAAGGTTACTTTGTGCCTGAGCCTGTGCCAAGATTTGCTGTTGTTGAGATGCCAAAAGGAACTGATTTTGGGTATGAAGATTTGGCTTCTGTACTTGTACACCCAAGTTTTGTCGTAATTGGTCAATTCCCTGCATTATGGAACAGTTATCACAACAAAGAGTTAAACTCACAATAGAAACAAGAAAcaaccaagaagaaaaaaccatATATAACTTACAGTTAGAGGCCAACCCTTCAAAGGAAGACCCGTAATACCTTGACTCAGTCCTGAAGGACGAAAGGAAGATTTCATTTGTAAAATTTCTAAGCACAATTACATTATTCCCAACATGTGGGGCCATATCTGAGAAAGATAGGGTCAAGTATTGTCACCTGCACCACCCAAGCCAGATTTCGACTGTAAAATTGCTTGTCCATAAATTGATGAAGGATCCATAGGCAAACTTTTCTGAGTTGCACCCAAGTTAACTTCGCTTTTGATGTCCTACAATCTCCACAAGTCCACGCATTAAATTGCTCAGTATGCTAGAAAAAAAGAGGCAAAGAAACCAGAATATaataaagttgaaaaaaagaaacatgcaTGGAGAGTAAAGGTAGTCTGAGTAGTTACAGTGGTTGAAGGAGTTCGACCCTGGATTTGCTGCAAAGCAGCTGGCATGTTCCCAGAATTGCTTTGTACCAACTGGCTGAATCAACAAGAACCAAACAGATGAACGACCCATTCTTTCCAGGCAAATGAAATGAAGGGAAAAATAAAGCTCAAATAACTGCAAAAACAGAGGACAATTTACCCTTGTGGATTTGCAGCTGATTTGAGTAGGGCCATTCTATTGGCATCAATAAGCGTAGGGGATGTCTCCGAATCCATCGAGTGAGGGTGCTTCATACGCTCTTCATACATTTTCATGGCTAGCACACTGGCTGAGGGTTGCCCCATTACTCCCTCAGAGTTTATAGCATTTATAGAACCACCCAGAGCAGGATGATTAGGATCCCTACGCTGTAACTGAGCATTGCGCTGCTGCAATAGCTGCAGCTGCTGCATCTGTAGCTGTTGTTGCTCCCTTGCCTTAATTTTCTGTACCTTAATTTCATGAAAACAtattcaggaaaaaaaaaaacccaaacagtaattttttgttgttgagaaaatatgaaaatctaAATATATGAAGAAACCTCAATGTAAGCTGCAGCAGCCTCTGAGTGCTTCTCATTTGTCCTTGCAATGAATATGTCCCAGAAAACAGACCACCATTCAAACAGGAATCCTCCTGGTGCATCAATTGCTGCACATTCAAATCTAAAACAGGTTTACTCTCTAGAAAATCCCAACATATATACTATAAGACATGCACACCAAAATCTacttttgaaaagaaaaaaacatatacTATCAAATCATGCTGTCGCAGTGGCCATAAACCATAAACCATGATATAAAATGACGTTCTGCAAATGCATGCTAAGTGGAATCTTCAAAATCACATAATCAGTAAGCTGATAGCGAATGAATTAGAAACTGACAACATTACCTACTGGATCTGTAGCAACCTTCCCTTCAGTCATAAATGCGTTTGCGGAAGcaatcaattttcttttcaacagATAATCATGAATATAAACATCAAGCCTGTAGCAGAAAAGCAAATCAATAACTGGGTAAATATCAAACTGATGATCAATTCACAACAGtaaaaggaaagaaacaaCACCCAGGAACAAATTATCATATAGAAAATTACAAGCAGatagaaaatcaaaaaaattgattaatgCAACACTTACATCTTATCAGCTTCCCAATTGCTCTGTGCCATGTTTTACCTTTATTAAATAACTCCAAACAAATGAACCACGAGCAACCACTGTTCGGCCTGCAATTATATATCACCACCCACAGCTTCAGTATCCCCTCATCAAGGTAAATTAAATGATCATTCATTTGtgtaaaacaaagaaaaaaacaaagagaggaTAAATTCTGTTTGGTTCCCAAAAAAcccgaaaaagaaaatggaaattcaACCGTTGTAGTTTATTATTTCACAATTATTAGCTCGATTATGACTCGAACTTCAAATCATCTGTATGAACTCcacagaaattttttaattaaccaaaagaaaaataaatcatataatGCACAACTTCACGAACTTTTCCCTCCATAATCCTCGGGTTTCagagcaaccaaacagagcaAAACTCATAACCAAAACCACAGAATTCCAACAGTTCTCATAGAAATTCAGCTGAAACCATACCAGTGCAACAACGGATCAACGCCTACAGTACCATTCCACCAGATCTCCACCTCATAAACCCGAACACAAACttcatcaaccaaaaaaaagaaaaactacagaaaaaaaattcagcaaAGATTTAGCTGACGACCATCTTCTCCTTAAAATGAATTGAAATTTCGTGACAGTGACAGTGATCTGAAACCTTACGTGCTTAATTCACTTAAAAGagtgtgaattttttttctatgatCTCCCTTTTTTTCCGAGAAAATAAATGGACTCTTTCTTGAGTGTAACTGAAGTAGAAGAAGGGCCTTCGAGCTTTTAacagtgaaaaagaaaaagaaaaagaaaaagaaaacagagagagaatcGCGACCAGAGACATTAACGGAGGGTGCTTATTAGGTTCGGAGCCGAAGCTGAGGCTTTGTAGTAACGTTTGtgtgaattttttgttgtagGGACGAGGTTCGGAGTTTGGCTCGTGCTTAAAGTGATGACGTTTTGGTGCGTTTCGGCGCGTTCTTTTGCTCGGTTGTGGGGCCCGTGATTGAATATTACGTGTAACGAGTTTCCCGTTAAACGACATAAGAACTATTTGATCAACAATTTGTTCAAACAATGTGATTAAGTAGGAGTTGAATCTCAACTTGATCAACAATGCGACGAGGGAGATTCTATGACAGCATATGTTTGATTGAAAGTGCTTGATGTTCTTAAGAATGTGGTCAAGTGGTAAGATTTTTCGAGTTGTCATATTTTTATGTGAAAGAATATTCTTGTGGACCATTTGATGCTTAAAAGAGTATAATTAAGTGGTAAAATTTGTTACGCTACGATATTGGTTTTGGAATATGAACGACTTTATATGctcatataaatatattcttcttcagaTTTGTGGTATACAATGAATCTTTCGTAATGACTTATGACGTGACTAATGTGTGAAACGTCAAATGCATATTGTATACAAACAATATAATAGGACGAGTATTTTCCACATTATCCTTTGAGATGTTCGAATAAGATattattcttttgtttattttatattatataataaatcttttataataattagCGAATGACTAACGTGAAATGTGAGTGAAAAATTATCTTGACAAACCTTTTCTCTTGAACATTTGTTCATGGCATTATTACCttgacaaaaaagaagagacaCTATCTTCACCTCAAAATATGGTAGAAGGCCAATAACATCAACATTAGTTATTGGAAAACTAATATTCGAAggttaataaaaaataaaaaataaaaaagtaactaagatataaattttcaagctacgcaaatcaaatatatataagaagaAGTCGTTTTGGTCAATTAGTTAGAGTTAAACGAGAGGTCGCGCCAAAAAGTAAACTAAATATTTTCTAGAGAGAGCGTGGGGTTTGAATGAGAATCCACGTGGCGAGAGGTAAGTGGTTAGTAGGTTCTAGAAAGTCATAGAAGTGAACGGAATCCAAATTATCGTCCCAATTGGTTGGGGCAAGCAAGTATTTAAAGGGGACCGAACCAAgtttcttaatttgttttgcaCAATTCCGAGAGGAGAACTTTCTTCGTGTCTTCGCGCTTAGGtacgctctctctctctctctctctctctctctctctctctctctctctctctctctctctctctctctctccctctctccctctctcaaAGCACAGCTCGAAACCTAATCGATCAGCCTGTGAGTAGTTCAATTTGATTTGCTCTGTCTAATGCACTTCTAATGATAAATTTCTGAACTTTGTCGAGAattgtagaaattttttaagCAGAGCTTTTTCTTGCGCCGAAAGTTCGGAAATTTTGTGTGGAATTTGGGGTTTTGTGTTTGATCTGTGTGATATTTAATGATAAGGTTAATTTTGTGGTATTGTGGAATTTGAACATTGAAAAGGTCTTCTTTGGAGGTAAAGTTCAGGACTTTTGTCGTTTCTTTCAATGATTTGTAAAGTAATTGATCAAATTCTTACAATGTAGCTGCAATtatttggttgtgttgttgAATTCTGTATGGAGCCTATTTGAATGCTGCTTAAATGTTAAaaattggtattttttttttttgcgtaGTTTAGGATTTTCCTTTTTCGGACTTGTAAATTT
Proteins encoded:
- the LOC117637830 gene encoding transcriptional corepressor LEUNIG_HOMOLOG-like isoform X1, producing the protein MAQSNWEADKMLDVYIHDYLLKRKLIASANAFMTEGKVATDPVAIDAPGGFLFEWWSVFWDIFIARTNEKHSEAAAAYIEVQKIKAREQQQLQMQQLQLLQQRNAQLQRRDPNHPALGGSINAINSEGVMGQPSASVLAMKMYEERMKHPHSMDSETSPTLIDANRMALLKSAANPQGQLVQSNSGNMPAALQQIQGRTPSTTDIKSEVNLGATQKSLPMDPSSIYGQAILQSKSGLGGAGLSQGITGLPLKGWPLTGIDQLRQNLGVQVQKPNLHTQNQFLLASQQQQILAQAQAQSNLGNSTNYGDMDPRRFLPRGSLNAKDGQATRNDGSICSPVLSSSPKIKMAQMQHSSSQQHEQLQQQQLQQNNRKRKQHSSSGPANSTGTGNTVGPSPSSPASTHTPGDGINTASSLQHVNSIPKSLMMYGPEGTGGLPSSSNLLDDIERFGDVGSLEDNVESFLSHDGENMRDLYGTLKQSPAGHHKECSKGFTFGEVGCIRTRNSKVTCCHFSSDGKLLASAGHDKKVTLWNMDTLQTESTPEEHKLVITDVRFRPNSSQLATASVDKSVRLWDAANPNYCLQAYTGHNSPIMSLDFHPKKTDLFCFCDHDNEIHYWNINPFSCTHNSKGGTAQVRFQPRTGQLLAAASDKMVSVFDVETDRQTHSLQGHSEMVNYICWDANGDYLASVSQNLVKIWSLASSECIQELGSNGNQFHSCVFHPSYSTLLAIGGISSLELWNTVENKRMTISAHENIISALAQSPDTGMVASASHDSSVKLWK
- the LOC117637830 gene encoding transcriptional corepressor LEUNIG_HOMOLOG-like isoform X4; the encoded protein is MAQSNWEADKMLDVYIHDYLLKRKLIASANAFMTEGKVATDPVAIDAPGGFLFEWWSVFWDIFIARTNEKHSEAAAAYIEVQKIKAREQQQLQMQQLQLLQQRNAQLQRRDPNHPALGGSINAINSEGVMGQPSASVLAMKMYEERMKHPHSMDSETSPTLIDANRMALLKSAANPQGWYKAILGTCQLLCSKSRVELLQPLTSKAKLTWVQLRKVCLWILHQFMDKQFYSRNLAWVVQGIDQLRQNLGVQVQKPNLHTQNQFLLASQQQQILAQAQAQSNLGNSTNYGDMDPRRFLPRGSLNAKDGQATRNDGSICSPVLSSSPKIKMAQMQHSSSQQHEQLQQQQLQQNNRKRKQHSSSGPANSTGTGNTVGPSPSSPASTHTPGDGINTASSLQHVNSIPKSLMMYGPEGTGGLPSSSNLLDDIERFGDVGSLEDNVESFLSHDGENMRDLYGTLKQSPAGHHKECSKGFTFGEVGCIRTRNSKVTCCHFSSDGKLLASAGHDKKVTLWNMDTLQTESTPEEHKLVITDVRFRPNSSQLATASVDKSVRLWDAANPNYCLQAYTGHNSPIMSLDFHPKKTDLFCFCDHDNEIHYWNINPFSCTHNSKGGTAQVRFQPRTGQLLAAASDKMVSVFDVETDRQTHSLQGHSEMVNYICWDANGDYLASVSQNLVKIWSLASSECIQELGSNGNQFHSCVFHPSYSTLLAIGGISSLELWNTVENKRMTISAHENIISALAQSPDTGMVASASHDSSVKLWK
- the LOC117637830 gene encoding transcriptional corepressor LEUNIG_HOMOLOG-like isoform X3, producing the protein MAQSNWEADKMLDVYIHDYLLKRKLIASANAFMTEGKVATDPVAIDAPGGFLFEWWSVFWDIFIARTNEKHSEAAAAYIEVQKIKAREQQQLQMQQLQLLQQRNAQLQRRDPNHPALGGSINAINSEGVMGQPSASVLAMKMYEERMKHPHSMDSETSPTLIDANRMALLKSAANPQGQLVQSNSGNMPAALQQIQGRTPSTTHTEQFNAWTCGDCRTSKAKLTWVQLRKVCLWILHQFMDKQFYSRNLAWVVQGIDQLRQNLGVQVQKPNLHTQNQFLLASQQQQILAQAQAQSNLGNSTNYGDMDPRRFLPRGSLNAKDGQATRNDGSICSPVLSSSPKIKMAQMQHSSSQQHEQLQQQQLQQNNRKRKQHSSSGPANSTGTGNTVGPSPSSPASTHTPGDGINTASSLQHVNSIPKSLMMYGPEGTGGLPSSSNLLDDIERFGDVGSLEDNVESFLSHDGENMRDLYGTLKQSPAGHHKECSKGFTFGEVGCIRTRNSKVTCCHFSSDGKLLASAGHDKKVTLWNMDTLQTESTPEEHKLVITDVRFRPNSSQLATASVDKSVRLWDAANPNYCLQAYTGHNSPIMSLDFHPKKTDLFCFCDHDNEIHYWNINPFSCTHNSKGGTAQVRFQPRTGQLLAAASDKMVSVFDVETDRQTHSLQGHSEMVNYICWDANGDYLASVSQNLVKIWSLASSECIQELGSNGNQFHSCVFHPSYSTLLAIGGISSLELWNTVENKRMTISAHENIISALAQSPDTGMVASASHDSSVKLWK
- the LOC117637830 gene encoding transcriptional corepressor LEUNIG_HOMOLOG-like isoform X5, yielding MAQSNWEADKMLDVYIHDYLLKRKLIASANAFMTEGKVATDPVAIDAPGGFLFEWWSVFWDIFIARTNEKHSEAAAAYIEVQKIKAREQQQLQMQQLQLLQQRNAQLQRRDPNHPALGGSINAINSEGVMGQPSASVLAMKMYEERMKHPHSMDSETSPTLIDANRMALLKSAANPQGQLVQSNSGNMPAALQQIQGRTPSTTDIKSEVNLGATQKSLPMDPSSIYGQAILQSKSGLGGAGLSQGITGLPLKGWPLTGIDQLRQNLGVQVQKPNLHTQNQFLLASQQQQILAQAQAQSNLGNSTNYGDMDPRRFLPRGSLNAKDGQATRNDGSICSPVLSSSPKNNRKRKQHSSSGPANSTGTGNTVGPSPSSPASTHTPGDGINTASSLQHVNSIPKSLMMYGPEGTGGLPSSSNLLDDIERFGDVGSLEDNVESFLSHDGENMRDLYGTLKQSPAGHHKECSKGFTFGEVGCIRTRNSKVTCCHFSSDGKLLASAGHDKKVTLWNMDTLQTESTPEEHKLVITDVRFRPNSSQLATASVDKSVRLWDAANPNYCLQAYTGHNSPIMSLDFHPKKTDLFCFCDHDNEIHYWNINPFSCTHNSKGGTAQVRFQPRTGQLLAAASDKMVSVFDVETDRQTHSLQGHSEMVNYICWDANGDYLASVSQNLVKIWSLASSECIQELGSNGNQFHSCVFHPSYSTLLAIGGISSLELWNTVENKRMTISAHENIISALAQSPDTGMVASASHDSSVKLWK
- the LOC117637830 gene encoding transcriptional corepressor LEUNIG_HOMOLOG-like isoform X2 yields the protein MAQSNWEADKMLDVYIHDYLLKRKLIASANAFMTEGKVATDPVAIDAPGGFLFEWWSVFWDIFIARTNEKHSEAAAAYIEKIKAREQQQLQMQQLQLLQQRNAQLQRRDPNHPALGGSINAINSEGVMGQPSASVLAMKMYEERMKHPHSMDSETSPTLIDANRMALLKSAANPQGQLVQSNSGNMPAALQQIQGRTPSTTDIKSEVNLGATQKSLPMDPSSIYGQAILQSKSGLGGAGLSQGITGLPLKGWPLTGIDQLRQNLGVQVQKPNLHTQNQFLLASQQQQILAQAQAQSNLGNSTNYGDMDPRRFLPRGSLNAKDGQATRNDGSICSPVLSSSPKIKMAQMQHSSSQQHEQLQQQQLQQNNRKRKQHSSSGPANSTGTGNTVGPSPSSPASTHTPGDGINTASSLQHVNSIPKSLMMYGPEGTGGLPSSSNLLDDIERFGDVGSLEDNVESFLSHDGENMRDLYGTLKQSPAGHHKECSKGFTFGEVGCIRTRNSKVTCCHFSSDGKLLASAGHDKKVTLWNMDTLQTESTPEEHKLVITDVRFRPNSSQLATASVDKSVRLWDAANPNYCLQAYTGHNSPIMSLDFHPKKTDLFCFCDHDNEIHYWNINPFSCTHNSKGGTAQVRFQPRTGQLLAAASDKMVSVFDVETDRQTHSLQGHSEMVNYICWDANGDYLASVSQNLVKIWSLASSECIQELGSNGNQFHSCVFHPSYSTLLAIGGISSLELWNTVENKRMTISAHENIISALAQSPDTGMVASASHDSSVKLWK